From Bombyx mori chromosome 3, ASM3026992v2, the proteins below share one genomic window:
- the GSTs2 gene encoding glutathione S-transferase sigma 2 isoform X1: MPNVKFYYFPVKALGESQRLLLAYGGQEFEDNRISSENWPEFKPKTPFGQMPVLEIDGKQYAQSTAICRYLGRKYGLAGANDEEAFEIDQNVEFLNDIRASAASVHYEKDEAVKAKKKAELEETKYPFFFEKLNEILTKNNGHIALGKLTWGDFVYAGMYDYLKAMLQKPDLEQKYPAFRKPIEAVLAIPKVKAYVDAAPRTEL, translated from the exons ATGCCGAACGTTAAGTTCTACTATTTCCCCGTCAAGGCCCTCGGCGAGAGCCAGAGGCTGCTGCTGGCTTACGGCGGCCAGGAGTTCGAAGACAATCGCATTTCATCTGAAAACTGGCCAGAATTCAAACCTA AGACTCCGTTCGGTCAGATGCCGGTGCTGGAAATCGACGGCAAGCAGTACGCTCAGAGCACCGCCATCTGCAGGTACCTCGGTCGCAAGTACGGGCTCGCCGGGGCCAATGACGAGGAGGCCTTCGAGATCGACCAGAACGTGGAGTTCCTGAACGACATTCGCGCCA GTGCCGCATCGGTCCACTACGAGAAAGACGAGGCCGTCAAAGCTAAGAAGAAGGCGGAACTGGAGGAGACTAAATACCCGTTCTTTTTCGAGAAACTCAATGAGATACTGACGAAGAACAACGGTCATATCGCGCTTGGCAAG TTGACCTGGGGCGACTTTGTGTACGCCGGCATGTACGACTACCTGAAGGCGATGCTCCAGAAGCCGGATCTGGAGCAGAAGTACCCGGCCTTCAGGAAGCCCATCGAGGCGGTCCTGGCCATCCCCAAGGTCAAGGCCTACGTCGACGCGGCACCGAGAACAGAACTTTAA